The genomic DNA CCCCGCAAGGAGTGGGAGCTGCGGATGGAGATCGCCTCCGCGCCGCGCTCCGGCTCGGTGGTCGCCACCCTGCGCGGGGCCGCCTGCACCCGGGGCGACTTCGCCTTCGGCCCGGTCGACCTGCAGATCGACTGGGCGGACCGGGTGGCGATCACCGGCGCCAACGGCGCGGGCAAGTCGACGCTGCTGGCGGCGCTGCTCGGCCGGCTCGACCTGGACGGCGGCAGCGCCGCCCTGGGCTCGGGCGTGCTGGTCGGCGAGGTCGACCAGGCGCGCGGCCTGTTCCTCGGCGAGGAGCCGCTGTCCGACGCCTTCCAGGCCGCCGTGCCGGACCAGAACCCGGAGGAGGTCCGCACCCTGCTGGCGAAGTTCGGGCTGAAGGCCGCGCACGTGCTGCGTCCGGCCGCCACCCTCTCCCCCGGCGAGCGGACCCGGGCGGCGCTGGCGCTGCTGCAGGCCCGCGGGGTCAACCTGCTGGTGCTGGACGAGCCGACCAATCACCTCGACCTGCCCGCGATCGAGCAGCTGGAGTCGGCTCTCGCCTCGTACACCGGCACCCTGCTGCTGGTCACCCACGACCGGCGGATGCTGGACACCGTGTCGGTCAACCGGCGGCTGGTCGTCGAGAATGGTCTGGTCCACGAGCACTGAGCCCTTCCCCTGACGCACCGTCATGTGCTCTGCTGACGGCCATGGTTGACAGTGCATCGGCGACGGCCCATCCGACCGTCCCGCTCCGGCCCATGACGGTGCCCGCCCAACAGGCGGCGGACCGCTGCCGTACCTTCCACGACGTGATGGCCCAGCGCCGGACCGTCCGCGACTACGCCACCGATCCGATCCCGGACGGGGTGCTGGAGTGGGCGGTCCGGACCGCCGCCACCGCGCCCAGCGGGGCGCACGTCCAGCCCTGGCGGTTCGTGGTGGTCACCGACCCCGAGCGCAAGCGGAGGCTGCGCGAGGCGGCCGAGGCCGAGGAGCGCGAGTTCTACGGCCGCCGGGCGTCCGAGGAGTGGCTGGCCGCGCTCGCCCCGATCGGCACCGACTGGCACAAGCCGTTCCTGGAGGACGCGCCCGCGGTCATCGTGGTCTTCGAGGTGCACAAGGGCCCCGACACGCCCCGGCCGTACTACGTCAAGGAGTCCGTCGGCATCGCGGTCGGGCTGCTGCTGGCCTCCCTCCACCAGGCCGGACTGGCCACCCTCACCCACACGCCCAGCCCGATGCGCTTCCTCAACGAGGTGTGCGAGCGCCCGGCCGAGGAGCGCGCCGCCTACGTCATCCCGGTCGGCTACCCCGCGCCCGGCGCGCGGGTGCCGGACCTGCTGCGCAAACCGCTGGAGGACGTCCTGGTCCGGCTCTGATCCGGCACTGCTCCGACGCCGATCCGGCTCCGATCCGGCTCCGGTCCGCACCGGCCGGTCGGGGAAAGCGCTGGTCAGGGCGGTACCGGGTGGCCCATACTCCGATCATGAGCCACTCCCCGGACGCCCCTGACAGCACGCCCCGACCGGTCACCACCGGCCGCCCGCCCGAGTTGCTGCCGCTCTTCGACGGCTACCGGCTGCGCCGCCGCCGGCGCTCCGACGCGGCCGGCCTGAACGCCACCGTCACCACCAACCTGGAGCACCTGCGCCCCTGGATGCCCTGGGCCGGCCGGGCCCCCGAGATGGCGCAGAGCGTGGAGATGGCCGCCGCCGGCGAGCGGATCTGGGACGAGGGCACCGACTTCATGTACGTGGTCGACACCGCCGCCGACCCCGCCGCGGTGCTCGGCGCGTTCGGCCTGCACGGCCGGATCGGCGCGGGCGCGCTGGAGCTCGGCTACTGGGTGGACGCCGCGCACACCGGGCGCGGCATCGCCACCGGCGCGGCCCGGGCGCTCACCGAGGCCGCGCTCGCGCTGCCCGGGATCGTGCGGGTGGAGATCCACTGCGACGAGGCGAACACCGCGAGCGCCGGCGTCCCGCGCCGGCTCGGCTACCGCTTCGACCGGGTCGAGGAGGTCCCGATCAGCGCCCCGTCCGAGACCGGCCGCCGGCAGATCTGGATCCGCGAGCGCTGAGCCTCCGGGAGGCCCCGCCGTGCGTCCTGCGCGCGGCGGGGCCCGCACTGCACCGGCTCAGTAGCGGGAGCCGACCGCCGGGGGCAGCGCGTCCAGCTCCGCCAGGTCGGCCGCGGTGAGCCGCACGTCGGCCGAACCCGCGTTGTCCGCGAGGTACTTGGGCGTCTTGGTGCCCGGGATCGGCACCACGTACCGGCCCTGGGCCAGCACCCAGGCCAGCGCCACCTGCGCGGGCGTCGCCCCGTGCCGGGCGGCGATCTCCTTCACCTTCTCCACCAGCGCCAGGTTGGCCGCCAGCGCGTCCGCCTGGAAGCGCGGCAGGTTGGAGCGCCAGTCGTCCGCCGGAATGTCCTCGGCCGAGGCGAACCGGCCGGTCAGGAACCCCCGGCCGAGCGGGGAGAACGGCAGGAAGGCGATGCCGTGCTCCTCGGTGTACGGCAGCACCTCGTCCAGCGCGTCGCGGGTCCACAGCGACAGCTCGGACTGCACCGAGGCCACCGGGTGCACCGCCCGGGCCCGCTCGATCTGCTCCACCGTCACCTCGGACAGGCCGATCCGCAACGCCTTCCCCGCCCGCACCGCCTCCGCCAGCGCGCCCCAGGTCTCCTCGATCGGCACCGCCGGGTCGACCCGGTGCAGCTGGTACAGGTCGACGTGGTCGGTGCCCAGGCGGCGCAGGCTGTCGTCGATCGAGCGCCGCACGTGCTCCGGCCGGCCGTCGTTGCCGATCCGCGCCCCGCCGGTGCCCGGCACCAGGCCGACCTTGGTGGCCAGCACCGCCCGCTCGCGGAACTCGCCGGCCAGCGCCTTGCCGACCAACTCCTCGTTGTCGTACGGGCCGTAGATGTCGGCCGTGTCGATCAGCGTGGACCCCAGGTCGAGCGCGGCCCGGATCACCTCCACCGAGGTCGAGTCGTCCCGGCCGTTGGGGTCGTACGCCCAGGTCATCCCCATGCAGCCGAGCCCGACCACGCCGACCTCGGGTCCGCCGCTGCCCAGTGTGGTGGTACGCATCGCCCTCACTCCTCTTCGTTCCGAACCGGTCGTGCGGGAACCAGCCTGTCCCTTGGAGTGCACTCGAAGTCAAGCGGACCGGGCCGGAACCTCAAGGTCTGGTCAAACCGGATGAGTTCGCTTGACGTGCACAAGTGGTCCAGTCCATTTTGAACGCGGAGCCGCCCGACCCGGCACCGCGTCAGGACCGAACCCCCACATCCGCTCCGCCCGTGACGCCCCGTCCACGTCCCGGCCGCCGCGGCACGTCCGAAAGGCAACCCCCATGCCACGCGAGCTCCACCGCCACGCCGCCCGGCGGCGTTCCGTCCTCGTGCCCGCGCTCTGCGCCGCCGCACTCGCCGCCGGCGGCCTGGCCGGCCTCGGCGCCACCGCCGACGCCGCCGCGACCAACCTGCTCGCCGACCCCGGCCTGGAGTCCGGCGCGCTCGGCGCCTGGAGCTGCGCCGGCGGCACCGGCACGGTCGTCAACTCGCCCGTGCACGGCGGCTCGTACGCGCTGCGCGGGGCGGTCTCCGCGTCCGGTACCGCCCAGTGCAGCCAGACCGTCGCCGTCCGGCCGAACACCACCTACTCGCTGAGCGCCTGGGTGCAGGGCCAGTACGTGTACCTCGGCGCGACCGGCAGCGGCGTCACCGACCCCGCCACCTGGACGCCCGGCGGCAGCTCCTGGCAGCAGCTGTCCACCAGCTTCACCACCGGCGCGGCCACCACCAGCGTCACCGTCTACCTGCACGGCTGGTACGGGCAGGGCGCGTACACCGCCGACGACATCGTGCTCTCCGGCCCCGGCGGAACGCCCACCGGCCCGCCGCCGAGCAGCTCCTCGCCGTCCCCGTCCGCCTCGGCCTCGGCGTCCGCCTCCGCCTCCGCGTCGCCGTCGTCCACCGCCACCGCTCCCCCGCCGAACGTCGCCGTCCCGGTCGCCCCCTACGTGGACCTGGGCTCCTGGCCGACCCCGGTGCTGACCGACCTCGCGGCGGCGGGCAACCTGAAGTCCTTCACGCTGGCGTTCGTCACCTCCACCGGCTGCAGGGCCACCTGGTTCAACGCCTACAACCCGCGCAGCGGCTGGGGCAAGGACCAGATCGACGCCCTGCGCGCGGCCGGCGGCGACGTCAAGGTCTCCTTCGGCGGCGCCTCCGGCACCGAACTCGCCCAGGCCTGCTCGACGGTGGACTCGCTGTTCGCCGAGTACGACGCGGTGGTGAAGGCGTACGACCTGAGGTACGTCGACTTCGACATCGAGGGCGCCGCGGTCCCCGACACCGCCGCCAACGACCGCCGTTCGGCGGCGCTCGCCAAGCTGCAGCAGGCCCACCCCGGCCTGAAGGTGTCGCTCACCCTGCCGGTGCTGCCGGAGGGCCTGACCGCCGAGGGGGTCTCCGTGGTCCGCTCCGCCCGCGACAAGGGCGTGGACCTGGACCTGGTCAACGTGATGGCGATGGACTACAACCGGCCCGCCACCGACTACGGCGACGACGCCGTGCAGGCCGCCCAGTCCACCCACGACCAGATCAAGGCGCTCTACCCCGCCAGGACCGACGCCCAGCTGTGGGCGATGACCGGCGTGACCCCGATGCTCGGCGAGAACGACGACCACGGCGTCTACAACCAGGCCGACGCCCAGCAGCTGGTGGCCTTCGCCAAGCAGAAGCACCTGGGCGTGCTGGCGTTCTGGGAGATGACCCGCGACCGCAACGCCTGCACCGGCGGCCCGCTCTACAAGTGCACCAACGTCGCGCAGAGCCCGTACGAGTTCTCGAAGATCTTCGCGCAGTACTCGGGCTGACCTCCCGTCAGTTCCCGTTGGACAGGCCCGTCCGGGTGGTGTTCGATCGGTGGTCGTCCCACCCCGAACACCACCCGGGAGGCAACCGTGCCCTTCGACCGCGCCCTGCCCCGCCGCGCCTGGCACCACCTGGAGCCCGCCCACGCGGTGCTGTACTTCGCTCCGGAGGCGTTCGCCGAGGCGGCCCGGCTCGGGTACGACGTCGAGGACCGCTGGCCGAGCTACTTCGCCTGGCGCGCCGCCCCGCTGGGCGCCGTCGGCGCGGAGCTCACCGCCGCCGCCTTCTACAGCTTCAGCCCGGCCGCGGTCGCCCGCCACGTCCCCGCCGCCTGGGCCGTGGCCGAGCCGGCGGCCGTCCTGGACGCCCGCCTGCGGGCCGTGGACGCCACCTACCGGGCCCTGTTCGGCGAACCGGCCGGGATGCCCGACCTCGCCGAACTGGTCGGCCTGGCGCGGCGCGCCGCCGACGCCGCGGCCGCCGACAGCGCCGGGCGGCCGCTCACCGCCGCCAACGCGGCGCTGGGCCCGGCCGAGGAGCCGCACCTCGACCTCTGGCAGGCCCTCACCGTCCTGCGCGAGCACCGGGGCGACGGACACCTGGCCGCGCTGATGGCCGCCGGGCTCGACCCGTGCGAATCCCTGGTCTCCTTCGCGGCCATCGGGGCCGCACCGGCCGCCAACTTCGCCGGCCGCGGCTGGACCGGGCAGGAGTGGGCCGCCGCGACCGAGCGGCTGGCGGCCCGCGGCTGGGTGGACGCGGACGGCGCCGCCACCGAGCGGGGCCGGGCCGGGCGCAACGAGGTGGAGCGGCTCACCGACCAGCTCGCCGCCGCACCCTGGCGGGCCCTCGGCACCGCGGGCACCGAACGCTTCATGGAGTTGATGGTCCCGCTGTTCCTGGCCGTCATCCGGTCCGGCCTGCTGCCCGCGCAGAGCACCCTGGGGGTCACCACCGTTCCCGCACCGACCTGGTAGCCGCGGGCGCCGGCGCCTCCGGCGCGCGGTAGCATCACTGCCGCCCCCGGGCGTGGGCGCAGAGGCAGACGCCGCCGCCCCCACAAGGCGGAGCACGCCGGTTCGAATCCGGCCCCCGGGCGGCTCAGGTGCACGGGCCCGTAGCGCAGAGGCAGACGCAACGTCCTGCTCGGACGTCCACGCCGGTTCGAATCCGGTCGGGTCCACGCCGTTCCCCGCGCTACCATCCGTACCGTCACCCGGGCGTAGCGCAGGGGCAGGCGCGCCGCCTTCTCAGGGCGGAGCACGCCGGTTCGAATCCGGCCCCCGAGTGGCAGCCAGGGCCCCGTAGCGCAGAGGCAGACGCGACCGGTCTCCAGAACCGGGGGGACGCCGGTTCGAATCCGGCCGGGCCCACCAGCGCGGAATCCGCTTGCCGACCGCCGCGGCCGAGCGGCTAGCATCCCTCTCACCCCCGGGCGTAGCGCAGAGGCAGGCGCGGCGCGATGGCATCGCGCAGACGCCGGTTCGAATCCGGCCCCCGGGCGGCACCCGACGCAGGCCGCACCCGGAGGAACGATGTCGCAGGTCGAGCTGGACGACGCGGAGCTGGCCGCGTTCGACCGGACGGTCGGGCGGCTGCGGGCGCTGCCCGCCGACCATCCGGTGCGGCTGCGGGCCGAGCGGGTCGCCGAGTCCTTCGTCCGGGACGGCCGTCGCGGCCGCCGGCAGGAGCGCCGGGAGACCG from Kitasatospora terrestris includes the following:
- a CDS encoding nitroreductase family protein, translated to MVDSASATAHPTVPLRPMTVPAQQAADRCRTFHDVMAQRRTVRDYATDPIPDGVLEWAVRTAATAPSGAHVQPWRFVVVTDPERKRRLREAAEAEEREFYGRRASEEWLAALAPIGTDWHKPFLEDAPAVIVVFEVHKGPDTPRPYYVKESVGIAVGLLLASLHQAGLATLTHTPSPMRFLNEVCERPAEERAAYVIPVGYPAPGARVPDLLRKPLEDVLVRL
- a CDS encoding GNAT family N-acetyltransferase, giving the protein MSHSPDAPDSTPRPVTTGRPPELLPLFDGYRLRRRRRSDAAGLNATVTTNLEHLRPWMPWAGRAPEMAQSVEMAAAGERIWDEGTDFMYVVDTAADPAAVLGAFGLHGRIGAGALELGYWVDAAHTGRGIATGAARALTEAALALPGIVRVEIHCDEANTASAGVPRRLGYRFDRVEEVPISAPSETGRRQIWIRER
- a CDS encoding carbohydrate binding domain-containing protein, with translation MPRELHRHAARRRSVLVPALCAAALAAGGLAGLGATADAAATNLLADPGLESGALGAWSCAGGTGTVVNSPVHGGSYALRGAVSASGTAQCSQTVAVRPNTTYSLSAWVQGQYVYLGATGSGVTDPATWTPGGSSWQQLSTSFTTGAATTSVTVYLHGWYGQGAYTADDIVLSGPGGTPTGPPPSSSSPSPSASASASASASASPSSTATAPPPNVAVPVAPYVDLGSWPTPVLTDLAAAGNLKSFTLAFVTSTGCRATWFNAYNPRSGWGKDQIDALRAAGGDVKVSFGGASGTELAQACSTVDSLFAEYDAVVKAYDLRYVDFDIEGAAVPDTAANDRRSAALAKLQQAHPGLKVSLTLPVLPEGLTAEGVSVVRSARDKGVDLDLVNVMAMDYNRPATDYGDDAVQAAQSTHDQIKALYPARTDAQLWAMTGVTPMLGENDDHGVYNQADAQQLVAFAKQKHLGVLAFWEMTRDRNACTGGPLYKCTNVAQSPYEFSKIFAQYSG
- a CDS encoding aldo/keto reductase, which translates into the protein MRTTTLGSGGPEVGVVGLGCMGMTWAYDPNGRDDSTSVEVIRAALDLGSTLIDTADIYGPYDNEELVGKALAGEFRERAVLATKVGLVPGTGGARIGNDGRPEHVRRSIDDSLRRLGTDHVDLYQLHRVDPAVPIEETWGALAEAVRAGKALRIGLSEVTVEQIERARAVHPVASVQSELSLWTRDALDEVLPYTEEHGIAFLPFSPLGRGFLTGRFASAEDIPADDWRSNLPRFQADALAANLALVEKVKEIAARHGATPAQVALAWVLAQGRYVVPIPGTKTPKYLADNAGSADVRLTAADLAELDALPPAVGSRY
- a CDS encoding SCO6745 family protein, whose amino-acid sequence is MPFDRALPRRAWHHLEPAHAVLYFAPEAFAEAARLGYDVEDRWPSYFAWRAAPLGAVGAELTAAAFYSFSPAAVARHVPAAWAVAEPAAVLDARLRAVDATYRALFGEPAGMPDLAELVGLARRAADAAAADSAGRPLTAANAALGPAEEPHLDLWQALTVLREHRGDGHLAALMAAGLDPCESLVSFAAIGAAPAANFAGRGWTGQEWAAATERLAARGWVDADGAATERGRAGRNEVERLTDQLAAAPWRALGTAGTERFMELMVPLFLAVIRSGLLPAQSTLGVTTVPAPTW